In a genomic window of Carassius carassius chromosome 43, fCarCar2.1, whole genome shotgun sequence:
- the LOC132125210 gene encoding uncharacterized protein LOC132125210, producing MKLTNTKPVSLFTLILLFHTVQAEASHDDIDEVRILVVGIRGQSRFSAADLLSGRKDGGQEDREIVKTPVITDGARRMMLVTGPNLCEEDAARQTFTTALFLSSPGPHAVLMLLNLEDQQSQQCDIEKRAQELLGAEVLQYCIVLLLQNHQQSLTGAFRGIAGEMINACGGRFHIIRDSEPKPAQRAALIAEIDKLVQLNDHRFHSVLRQQLEAEETVQDVHEENQMLSENHDNSAETARWILLILLNTAFIFTKITREQFHFAEMLFVLVSFMVTIRNILNPDVAVPLNLILSSTFTVAAAYHDFANSQRGQQIIMFLVMIFTFPSIVFIAGLGLTVGTAVSVRTWSDVLIACHAAPGVTFGAHLYTIYSIIPGQMQARTTLVFAFKLFLFCFVGVMLSMGFVTVFSLFGVERTIFLLILGFAKAFFHLKSDAVKFVVFFLIFPCCCVFISSLISFLCRILCHYIFTVI from the exons ATGAAATTGACCAACACAAAACCCGTCTCGCTCTTCACACTGATACTGCTATTTCACACTGTCCAAGCAGAAG ctTCTCATGATGATATTGATGAAGTGAGGATCCTGGTTGTGGGAATCAGAGGTCAGTCCAGATTCAGTGCTGCAGATCTTCTGTCAGGAAGGAAAGatggaggacaggaggacagagaGATTGTAAAGACTCCAGTAATTACAGACGGGGCTCGTAGAATGATGCTGGTCACTGGACCAAACCTCTGTGAGGAGGACGCAGCGAGACAGACCTTCACAACAGCGCTTTTTCTCTCGTCTCCTGGACCTCACGCCGTTTTAATGCTCCTGAATCTGGAAGATCAACAATCACAACAGTGTGATATTGAGAAACGAGCCCAGGAGCTGCTGGGAGCAGAAGTCCTGCAGTACTGCATTGTTCTTCTGCTCCAAAACCACCAGCAATCTTTGACAGGAGCGTTCAGAGGGATTGCTGGAGAAATGATCAACGCATGTGGAGGAAGATTTCACATCATAAGAGATTCTGAACCAAAACCTGCTCAAAGAGCAGCTCTCATAGCGGAAATAGACAAGTTAGTTCAGCTCAATGATCACAGATTTCACTCAGTATTGAGACAACAGTTAGAAGCTGAAGAAACCGTTCAAGATGTGCATGAAGAAAATCAAATGCTTTCTGAAAATCATGACAATTCAGCAGAAACTGCACGATGGATTTTACTAATTTTACTGAACACTGCCTTCATTTTCACTAAAATAACACGTGAACAATTTCATTTCGCGGAAATGCTATTTGTGCTTGTTAGTTTCATGGTCACTATAAGAAATATCCTCAATCCAGATGTTGCCGTTCCTTTAAATTTGATCCTATCCTCTACTTTCACTGTAGCCGCTGCATATCATGACTTTGCAAATTCACAACGTGGACAACAAATCATAATGTTTTTAGTCATGATCTTTACATTTCCCAGTATAGTGTTCATAGCAGGTCTAGGGCTGACTGTAGGAACAGCTGTCAGTGTACGGACGTGGTCAGATGTGCTCATAGCGTGCCATGCTGCTCCCGGAGTCACATTCGGGGCTCATTTATACACTATTTACTCCATTATACCAGGTCAAATGCAGGCTCGGACAACTCTGGTGTTTGCATTCAAGTTattcctgttttgttttgttggagTGATGCTCTCAATGGGGTTTGTGACTGTGTTTTCTCTGTTTGGTGTGGAGAGAACAATATTTCTGCTAATATTAGGATTTGCAAAAGCGTTTTTCCATTTAAAGAGTGATGCGGTGAAATTTGTAGTTTTTTTCCTGATTTTTCCATGCTGTTGTGTATTTATTAGttctttaatttcatttttatgccGTATATTATGTCATTATATTTTCACAGTAATTTGA